GAACAAAGGTGTCCAAGTGACAGTTTTGAGTCCTTGCCTATATTATTTGTTATATTCATAAAAGCACAATTGATAACTCAGATGGCAGTTTATGATGAGAGATGTTTACAAGTTATTAGGCATCAGAGAGACTACAGAGATGATTTACTTATTAAAAGCTACTCcagtttcatatatttataaatatagggACTAATGCAGATAATAAAATTGAGATTTACCTCTCATGGGTCGATCTCACATTTTCAGTCAGAAATACAATGTACTGCAAACCACAGTAAAATtcttctgtaattccagcagatCAGGAAACGgaatcaggaggatcatgtgtttaGGAAGCATCAAccaaagcgaggtgctaagcaactcagtgaaaccctgtctctaaattaaacacaagatagggctgaggatgtgactcagtgtttgatTGTTCCTGATTCAATCATCAGTAGCTCTCCCACCCCCCCAAAATATACTGACTGTAGTTTATCTCAAGGGTGTATGAAAAATATCTAGCATGTATTTCTCATTCACAAGTTTCAAAGTAATCATATAAAAGTCCCCCTTTGTCTATTCATTCAAGACAGAAAGCAGACACACTATGACATGATGAATGCTTGCCCAGTCATGTGGTGGCTCATTATAAAAATTCATCCACCATGCAATGATCCAACATTTACTCTCCTTCCCCCATAAGAATTTCACGAAGTTAAGGCTGTGTTTTTTAGTACAGATAAAAACCAAAGTGCTAGTTTTGGCATACCCATTGACCTCCATCATCTGGATAAAACAATAAACAGGGTCATTTTTCCACATGGTTCTTGAGGAGGAGAAAACACAGTCCAAAGAGTACATAAGCACAAAAATTTCCAGGAACAGCAGGATGGCCCTCTGTTTTGGGGAGGCTTTTGGAGACAGGCTGGTGTGGTAAATGTGCCAGCACTGCCTCTTAGGTCCATACAAGAGGGTCACCATGTAACCACTGGAGAGAGCCATGAGCCCTATAAAGAAGACATCCTATAATGTAGTGCATTTGGATAACAAATGCCTGAGGAAGTAGCTCATAGGTAATTTAGTGCAGGAGTCACTGAGGAATATAAGAGTGTGTGTGAGGTCACAGTGGTGTGGTCAACAGTAGAGATTGAGAAGTGGGCACTAAAGGACATACAGAAGACCCACAGGAAAAGAAGGGATTTCAGGTTTCCAGTAGGGATTTAGGCTTGAACTTTGCCAAACAGGAGCTTGAGAAAAATAATGTATGTCCTAATCATATGGACCATGTCACATTCTGTCACTTTGATCCAAAGTTCAAATTAGCCCATTCCTTACTCCACATGTTTTGATGCCTGAGATTCCGAGATGTTGGGAATTCTAGGTGGGCACCACCATCCTGGGCTACTtgcaattttctttataatttcagaGAAAGTTTTCTTCACCCCTGATTATTAGGTAGTtgacacattttattattatttaagtacACAAAagatgatatttattatttaccatTATTAAGAATACTTGTCAGTGTCCTTAATCAAATTCAGGTGTGGGTGCATGGATTCTCTCTACCATCTCCCCAGTTTTTCTTATTCCTAAAATATCTCTggattcattaaataaaaattcctcaGGGCACACCTTCCTCAGCTGCACAAAAACGCCATACTACTACATTCTGTGTTTATGAATTATACGACCCAAACTTCTATCTTTTACAggtatattttatacaaatgttGATTCTTTTGTGAGTTACAGTCACTTGACCGAAtgatttcaagattcatccatggcTTCTTATATATCAGCATCACCTTCATATTTAATGCTATGTTTAGTATTTAATGCAATATTCCATCTTTGCATATTATACTACTGAAGATTCCATCCTGCTGTGTGTAGATGTATACAGCTTTGATTCTTATGCCTATGCAAGAGGGTCACCATGTACCCTCTTGACATAATAAATTCAAGAATCATCTATGGCTTCCTGTGCATCAGAATCTTTCTCCTATTTACTGTTGAGTGGAACTCCATGATATATCTAGACCATATCTTCATACATTCATATGCTTGGGCATATGAGACTGTCTCTATCATtgactattataaatattatatcctGAGCAATGGTGTTTAAATAATAGTTGTTGTCCTTATAtccagtttttttgttgttatattcATAAAAGTTCAATGGATAGATGAGATGACAGTTTAGGATAAGGGATGTTTACACTCTATTAGGTATAAAGAAGATTTCTGAGACTCTTGGTTTTTTTAAAACCGCTGCAATATctcatatacatataaatataagcaCTGATTCAGAAAAAAGTGATATTTACTATCTAGGGTTCCTTTCACACATCAATCAGAAATATAAAGCTACTAGCTTCGTTCGAGCCATATGGACAataatctgtcatttttttctcactttcatGCTTCaatgtaatcatttttaaaaaccactttaTGCATTGATCCAACATAGAGAGCAAACTAACCATGCCATGATGTGTTGATGCACGGCAATGTGGTGGCTCAGGTTGAGAACTGACGAATCATGCAATGATTCAATGTTGACTGTCCTTCCCCCACGAACATTTCAAACAGGTAATGTTGTGTCTTGCAATGAAGATAATAACCAAAGGACTGATGGTGGCATAGCCATTGGACACCATGATCTGGACAAAACGGCACACAGGGTCATTGTTCCACATGGTTCTTGAGGAGGAGACAATGCAGTCCAAACAGTACATGAGCACAAAAATTTCCATGAGCAGCAGGATGGCCCTGGTTGCCCTCTGTTCTGGGGAGGCTTTTGGAGACAGGCTGGTGCTGTGAAGGTGCTGGCACTGCCTCTTGTGCCTGTGCAAGAGGGTCACCATGTACCCACTAGAGAGGGCCATGAGCCCTATAAGGAAGACATCCCGTAATGCACCCAGGACGGTAAACAAATGCCTGAGGAAGTAGCTCATGGGTAAAATAGTGCAAGAGTCACTGAGGAATATAAGGCTCTGTGAGGTCACAGTGGAGTTGTCAACAGCAGAGATTGAGAAGTGGGCACTGAAGGACATATAGAAGACCCACAGGAAAAGAAGGGACTTCAGGCTGTCCTGTGGGGACTTAGGCTTGAACTTTGCCAAGcaggagcttctggggctgagggtgatgGCCTGCAGgacactcagcaggcaggtggcagAAATGGACAGGCCCCTCATCAACCTGTACAAGTAAGCAACTGATTTACATGTGACATCATCCAAAAGCCCCACCTGAGATGTAAAAGTGTCTGCAGCTATGAACCCCATGGTTAGCAGCATCAGGAGGTGGGTTAGGGCCAAGAGACTGATGATCCAGTCCGTGTTTTTGAGCCTCTTGTCACACAGGAACTTGATGACATGGAACAGAAAGAGGATGATGTTGGCCAAAATCCCAATTCCAACTTCAGAGTAAAAGGTGCTTCTTAAGTTAATAACACCATGCATCATGTGGTTTTTTGTCATCTTTGGGGGTAAGGAATCATGGAGTACATGTCTTAGGAGAAAAGTAAGAAATTGCATTAtcacaaatattaaatttaatatttctcagCCAACACTGGTACCAGGAGGAAAAGATGTTGGCCCATCCCAATGACCCTTTTCCCCTCTAACTGAAGCTTTGCTGACTCACCCTGGAAaccattctttcctctctctcttcccatcaTTTCCCAATCATGGCTGGATTACATTTTATGCAAAGTACAAAGTGATTGCCTGTGCATTAAAAATGATCACATCTGTCATATATTTCTCATTCACAAGCTCCAATGTTATAGAAAATTTTTCCCTGATGCAACCTTGAATTTTTCTTGGTGATATCTGACTAAAAGGGTGAACTACGTGTCTTTCCTGTAGTAAGGACTATGTACTTTTGGTTCAATTGAAATGATAGAggtttaattagaaaaaaaaaccctcctaaGCAAAGAGCCTCAATGTCTTAGGCCATGCATATTAATGTTAGTTTCCTGTTACCTTTATTCTGGTTTGTTCATGAACACATgtaattttgttcatatattcaCAGAGAAAATTCTAAGTATTGCAACCTCTAAAGTTAGGTGGCTTGAATATACCTATATAATCATCCACTTAAAGGATAAGTATTCAACTTTGAGAAGCCCATGAACCTGGGCTCTGGACTAATCTATAAGCTGAACAAAACTTCATCATGTCTGTACCCGAGATATTGTGCATAAAACAGGATAGACCACGTTTTCCATACAGGGAAggattgctgtgcagaaggatctttttggAATTCTTCAAATTTTTAGACTTCTACAGATCCTCACTCATAGAAATCTTTTAATAGTTGATCATCTCTAGAACCAACTCAGAGAGGCTAAAAAATTACCTGAATTACATTGTGTTGAGAATCTCTGTTCAGAGAAAACTGAGTGGATTTTAGGACGATTTGATTCCCCTTCACAGCTAcctatgtaaattatttttgttattaaatcaCAATTTGACCTATGTGAACCAAGACCAGTATCAAATACCAGCAGAAACACATTTCAATATTTATCTACTTAAACAtgggaagccaggcatggtggcacactcctgtaatccagcagtttgggaggctgaggttacaggattgcaaattcagtgCCAGACTAAGCAATTGTGAtgcactcagcaacttagtgaaaccctgcctataaataaaacacaaaatagggctggggatggagcttgcTTGGTCAGTGTCCCCTAGTTCAAGCCCTAGTACCAAATcaaatccaaacaaaacaaaaccacacaacaacaaaaaaaccacctTAAATATGTGGGATTATTGTGATAAACAGAACCATAATTAAAATAGATACATATTCACTCCACTTGAGGAATTTATTACAGTGTAAGTATCCAacctaaattttaaatatgtctttttgGAGTTCAAGTTTTCCGTCTTCTTTCAAGAATGCAATGGCATTTCTCCCGACTCAAGGGTTCCACATATAAAATTGATACTTGGGTTTATTATATGATGCCTCCATACTAGATACATTTTCTACTGCTGAAATACATCTCCAGCTCTTATTCTAgagaattttgaaatgattttctgGCAGAATGTTTTCCtggaaacaaatatatttaattaaattcaaaTATCTCCT
The DNA window shown above is from Ictidomys tridecemlineatus isolate mIctTri1 unplaced genomic scaffold, mIctTri1.hap1 Scaffold_1975, whole genome shotgun sequence and carries:
- the LOC106145619 gene encoding vomeronasal type-1 receptor 90-like, producing MHGVINLRSTFYSEVGIGILANIILFLFHVIKFLCDKRLKNTDWIISLLALTHLLMLLTMGFIAADTFTSQVGLLDDVTCKSVAYLYRLMRGLSISATCLLSVLQAITLSPRSSCLAKFKPKSPQDSLKSLLFLWVFYMSFSAHFSISAVDNSTVTSQSLIFLSDSCTILPMSYFLRHLFTVLGALRDVFLIGLMALSSGYMVTLLHRHKRQCQHLHSTSLSPKASPEQRATRAILLLMEIFVLMYCLDCIVSSSRTMWNNDPVCRFVQIMVSNGYATISPLVIIFIARHNITCLKCSWGKDSQH